Within Amedibacterium intestinale, the genomic segment TTCCGTGCACGCATTTTACTATGCACCTGCTATTCGCTTCGACCACAATCCAATAAGTGGCTCATGCTAGCCTTCTCCGTCATTCCTTCATTTCCATCGCGGGTACAGGAATATCTGCCTGTTTTCCATCGACTACGCCTTTCGGCCTCGCCTTAGGTCCCGACTTACCCAGGGCGGACGAACCTTCCCCTGGAATCCTTGGGCTATCGGTGTGCAGGATTCTCACCTGCATCTCGCTACTCACACCGGCATTCTCACTTCCATGCTCTCCACCACTCCTTTCGGTATGGCTTCCACGTGCATGGAACGCTCCCCTACCACTTGTATTACTACAAATCCGCAGCTTCGGTAGTATGCTTAGCCCCGGTACATTTTCGGCGCAGGGTCACTCGACTAGTGAGCTGTTACGCACTCTTTGAAGGATGGCTGCTTCTGAGCCAACCTCCTAGTTGTCTGTGCATCCCCACATCCTTTTCCACTTAGCATACATTTTGGGACCTTAACTGGCGGTCTGGGCTGTTTCCCTTTTGACCATGGACCTTATCACCCACGGTCTGACTGCCGGGAATATCTCATGGCATTCGGAGTTTGATTATACTCAGTACCCCGGGATGGGGCCATCGTACATTCAGTGCTCTACCTCCACAAGACTCATCCTCGACGCTAGCCCTAAAGCTATTTCGGGGAGAACCAGCTATATCCGTGTTCGATTGGAATTTCTCCCCTAGCCACAACTCATCCGCCAACTTTTCAACGGGGGTCGGTTCGGTCCTCCATTCAGTTTCACCTGAACTTCAACCTGGTCATGGCTAGATCACACGGTTTCGGGTCTATGTCATCGTACTGCCGCCCTATTAAGACTCGCTTTCGCTTCGGCTCCGCATCTCCTGCTTAACCTCGCACGATAACATAACTCGCCGGTTCATTCTACAAAAGGCACGCCATCACACCTTAACGTGCTCTGACTTCTTGTAAGCATACGGTTTCAGGTTCTATTTCACTCCGCTCCCGCGGTTCTTTTCACCTTTCCCTCACGGTACTGGTTCACTATCGGTCACTTGCTTATATTTAGCCTTGACGGATGGTCCCGCCTGCTTCCGACAAGATTTCTCGTGTCTCGCCGTACTCAGGATCCCGCTGGGCTTCCTCACGGTTTCGGATACGGGACTTGCACCCTCTCCGGTCGGCCTTTCAATGCCGTTCTCCTACCATGATTCTTGCCGTATCGCGGTCCTTCAACCCCAGACCTCGGTCTGGTTTGGGCTCCTCCCCTTTCGCTCGCCGCTACTCAGGGAATCACTGTTGTTTTCTTTTCCTCCGGGTACTTAGATGTTTCAGTTCCCCGGGTACCTCTCTCGCAGACTATTTGTTCATCTGCGGATGACATGCTATTACGCATGCCGGGTTCCCCCATTCGGATACCGGCGGATCTTTGCTTACGTACAGCTCCCCGCCGCGTTTCGCCGTTTGTTGCGTCCTTCTTCAGTTTCAAGTGCCTAGGCATCCACCGTACGCCCTTTCTTACTTAATCACCATTAGCTTAGCTTTGAGTTTTCTGTTTGTTTAACTTCAACTCGTGAATTTCTTACAACTTTTCGTTATAGACCTTCTGTTATGTCTTCTGTTATTCAGTTTTCAAAGATCGATTCGGAATGCTTCTCAGCCTTCCAAAACCAAACAGGAAATATCTTTCTCTACACTCTTTCTCCTTAGAAAGGAGGTGATCCATCCCCACGTTCCCGTAGGGATACCTTGTTACGACTTAACCCCAGTCATCGGTCCTACCTTCGACGGCTCACTCCTCACGGTTATGCCACCGGCTTCGGGTATTACCAACTCCCATGGTTTGACGGGCGGTGTGTACAAGGCCCGAGAACGTATTCACCGCAGCATGCTGATCTGCGATTACTAGCGATTCCGACTTCATGGAGTCGAGTTGCAGACTCCAATCCGAACTGAGACGGCCTTTATGAGTTCCGCTCCCCCTCGCAGGTTCGCTTCTCTTTGTAGCCGCCATTGTAGTACGTGTGTAGCCCAGGCCATAAGGGGCATGATGATTTGACGTCATCCCCACCTTCCTCCGGTTTGTCACCGGCAGTCTCGCATGAGTCCCTAACTCAATACTGGTAACATGCGACAAGGGTTGCGCTCGTTGCGGGACTTAACCCAACATCTCACGACACGAGCTGACGACAACCATGCACCACCTGTGTGATGTATAGCTATCTCCCTATCTCTAGGGCATTTACATCCATGTCAAGGCCTGGTAAGGTTCTTCGCGTTGCTTCGAATTAAACCACATACTCCACCGCTTGTGCGGGCCCCCGTCAATTCCTTTGAGTTTCACACTTGCGTGCATACTCCCCAGGCGGAGAACTTATTGCGTTAACTGCAGCACTGAGTCTCCCCAACACTTAGTTCTCATCGTTTACGGCGTGGACTACTAGGGTATCTAATCCTATTTGCTCCCCACGCTTTCGTGCCTCAGTGTCAGTTGCAGGCCAGGCGACCGCCTTCGCCACTGGTGTTCCTCCATATATCTACGCATTTTACCGCTACACATGGAATTCCATCGCCCTCTCCTGCACTCCAGTTCACCAGTTTCCAAAGCCAACAGCAGTTGAGCTGCTGCCTTTTACTTCGGACTTAATGTACCACCTGCGCACCCTTTACGCCCAATGATTCCGGATAACGCTCGCCACCTACGTATTACCGCGGCTGCTGGCACGTAGTTAGCCGTGGCTTTCTGGTAAGCTACCGTCACTTCAGTATCATTTCCTCTACTGACCGTTCTTCACTTACAACAGAGCTTTACGATCCGAAGACCTTCTTCACTCACGCGGCATTGCTCGTTCAGGGTTCCCCCCATTGACGAAAATTCCCTACTGCTGCCTCCCGTAGGAGTTTGGGCCGTGTCTCAGTCCCAATGTGGCCGTTCGCCCTCTCAGGTCGGCTACGCATCGTCGCCTTGGTGTGCCGTTACCACTCCAACCAGCTAATGCGCCGCAGGTCCATCCATGTTCGCACCTTTGCAGGTCCTTTAATGAATACGAGATGCCTCCTATTCACCTATCCGGTTTTAGCTACCGTTTCCAGCAGTTATCCCGGGCACATGGGCAGGTTACCTACGTGTTACTCACCCGTTCGCCACTGAGCTCTTACAGAAGCAAGCTTCCATATTCGCTCCGTTCGACTTGCATGTATTAGGCATGCCGCCAGCGTTCATCCTGAGCCAGGATCAAACTCTCCATTTGATTTTAGCTCAAAACGTTTTCTGCTAACGTTTTTTCTTTTGTTTTGTTATCTTTTTCATTGTTTGAAATTGACGTTTCCTGTTTAGTTTTCAAAGACCGAGCCAAGCTCTCTCGCTTGGTGCTCGTATATATTACCACCCGCTCTTCCCTATGTCAACATTTTTTTACTCTTTTTTTACTTTTTTTTCGAGATTTTTTCAAGTCCTTTTTATTTCTCTTATTTTCCTGTATCTATTCACTTTCTTTTTGATTTTTTCTTCTGTTGATTTGCTGTTATCTTTTTGCGATTTCTATCTATAAATCATATAAATATGATATAATCTTTTTGGTCTTTCAATTATTTATTGAAAGCATTATTTACTTTTATTTATCATAGAAAAGAGGTTGAATAGATTGGATTGTATTATTAACAACAAGAACCGTTCTTTCCTCCCTGTTCTTCTTGGTACAGATGCAAATGCTTATGGTATGGCAAAATCATTTCATAAAGCCTATGGAATTACTTCTCTTTCTTTAGGAAAAGCACCTTTACTTGAAACAAAGAGAAGTAATATTGTCAAAGTCATGACCTTCCATAACTTTGACCATGACGAAGTATTTAGAAAATATATCCAGGAAGTAGGAGAAACATATGGCAAAGAATATAAAAAACTCCTTTTAATAGCATGTGGTGATCGCTATACGGAATTAATTGTTAACAATAGAGATATTATTGATAAATACTTTATTACAAACTACATTCCAAAAGAAATGAAGGAACAGTTGGAAAATAAAGAGGATTTCTATAAAATTTGTGAACAATATGGATTAGATTATCCAAAAACTTTTATTGTCACAAAGGCAAACAAAGATAACTTTACTCTCCCGTTTTCTTTTCCAGTAGCAGTAAAAGCAAGCAATAGTATTGAATATGTAGACTTAGAATTTGAAGGAAAGAAAAAAGGATATAAAGCAGATTCTTTGGAAGAATTAAAACGTATTCTTAGCAGTGTATATAATGCTGGTTATACAGGGAATATGATCATTCAAGATTTTATTCCTGGTGATGATAGTACCATGTATGTATTGAACAGTTATTCAGACCAAAACGGCAATGTTCGTGTCATGTGTTTAGGACATTGTGTAAGTGAAGATTATACACCGCATGGAATTGGAAATTACAATGCTATTGTGCAGGAAGCAAATTCTGCAATATACAAACAGTATCAAAAATTTTTAGAAGATCTGCATTATGTGGGATATTCAAATTTCGATATGAAATATGATGAAAGAGATGGAAAATATAAAGTCTTCGAAATCAACATCCGCCAAGGAAGAAGCAGTTACTTTACAACAGCGTCTGGATGTAATATTGCTGAATATATGGCTGAAGATTTGATTTTCCACAAACAAAATGAATTACATTATCATAACAATCCTTATCTTTGGCTGCATATCCCTCCTAGATTACTATTAAAGTATGTATCAAAAAACAGTTATGCACAGGTTAAAAAATTAATCAGAGATAAAAAATACGATTACACATTACTTTATTCGAAAGATTTTAGTATTTTTAGAAGTATTATGATTCGAAGATTTTATCACATGGCTTATAAAAAATATAAGCTATATTTTAACAAAAGAGGAATGGACTAGTCTCCATTCCTTTTCAAATGTTGTTTATCCGCAAAATATGTGATAAACTAATAACGCTTAAAGGAGGTGTGTTATGCACTATCAACTTGGTATTTTAGGTGGAGTTGGATCTGATGCCAGCGCATATTTATACGAAAAGATTTTAAAACACACAGCTGTTGATAAGGATCAAGATCATCTTGACATGGTTATTCTAAATCATGCTAGTATACCAGATCGCACTTCCTACATTTTAGATCATTCTAACCCTAGTCCACTGCCACACATTATTTCTGATATTGAAATTTTTAATAAACTACAAGTAGAAATGATTGTTATTCCCTGCAATACATCCTATTACTTTTATGATGAATATTCTAAGTACAGCAATGTTCCGATTTACCATCTCATTGATGAAACAATAAAGAATATTAAAAGTAAAAATATACAGAAAGTTGGCATTTTGGCTACCGATGGAACAATTCAATCCGGACTCTATCAAAATTCATGTGAAAAGTTTCATATTA encodes:
- a CDS encoding carboxylate--amine ligase — protein: MDCIINNKNRSFLPVLLGTDANAYGMAKSFHKAYGITSLSLGKAPLLETKRSNIVKVMTFHNFDHDEVFRKYIQEVGETYGKEYKKLLLIACGDRYTELIVNNRDIIDKYFITNYIPKEMKEQLENKEDFYKICEQYGLDYPKTFIVTKANKDNFTLPFSFPVAVKASNSIEYVDLEFEGKKKGYKADSLEELKRILSSVYNAGYTGNMIIQDFIPGDDSTMYVLNSYSDQNGNVRVMCLGHCVSEDYTPHGIGNYNAIVQEANSAIYKQYQKFLEDLHYVGYSNFDMKYDERDGKYKVFEINIRQGRSSYFTTASGCNIAEYMAEDLIFHKQNELHYHNNPYLWLHIPPRLLLKYVSKNSYAQVKKLIRDKKYDYTLLYSKDFSIFRSIMIRRFYHMAYKKYKLYFNKRGMD
- a CDS encoding aspartate/glutamate racemase family protein, whose protein sequence is MHYQLGILGGVGSDASAYLYEKILKHTAVDKDQDHLDMVILNHASIPDRTSYILDHSNPSPLPHIISDIEIFNKLQVEMIVIPCNTSYYFYDEYSKYSNVPIYHLIDETIKNIKSKNIQKVGILATDGTIQSGLYQNSCEKFHIKWEIPCISNQKKVMDMIYTYLKKGDPVPKELFESVLYEMKEKKVECIILACTELSLLKEMWKLSDFFIDPLDICTNNIIKHFNKNLK